In Salvia miltiorrhiza cultivar Shanhuang (shh) unplaced genomic scaffold, IMPLAD_Smil_shh Hic_asm_8, whole genome shotgun sequence, the following are encoded in one genomic region:
- the LOC131002235 gene encoding proline-rich receptor-like protein kinase PERK14: MPSHIETAMQRWFREYIPDEDDTLGELLAHYHRRWRRAIPYGIDGAEAITLLIPLLPPLWRDWATSLVPQYVDTTWLEGIRYGDLSGFIATLSHRYFAHGDPPSPPYGELEGPAQGRELVVVPPPLEEPILMAPLPPADPISVSLESDDPEPMVFEPYSPGIERDPFAFVSLIPSPSADFPPWDLTPATTPLPLPPVESTQPIDSTESETQHVPSDPYPRVAPLPELGTLAFQTYMHPILYSPYRDAQEGGSRPARSDSDEEDPEEETPEMTVGYGWTQPLQRQTTADGVDTWIPIPETPVYTPIVDESDYDSPY; this comes from the coding sequence ATGCCGAGTCATATCGAGACagcgatgcagcgatggttcagggagtatatcccggacgaggatgacaccttgggtGAACTTCTGGCACACTATCACCGACGATGGAGGAGGGCTATTCCCTATGGGATCGATGGCGCAGAGGCCATTACGCTTTTGATTCCACTACTGCCACCTTTGTGGCGAGACTGGGCGACATCTTTAGTGCCCCAGTACGTAGATACTACCTGGTTGGAGGGCATCAGGTACGGAGACCTTAGTGGCTTCATCGCGACGCTGAGCCACCGTTATTTTGCTCATGGCGATCCGccttcaccgccgtatggagagcttgagggaccagcccagggaagggagctagttgttgtgccTCCACCTCTCGAGGAGCCGATTCTGATGGCacctctacccccagctgatccgatttCAGTTTCTCTCGAGTCTGATGATCCAGAGCCGATGGTTTTCGAGCCGTACTCACCTGGGATTGAGCGTGATCCGTTTGCGTTTGTATCACTTATTCCTTCTCCCAGTGCTGATTTCCCGCCTTGGGATTTGACACCGGCGACGACACCGTTGCCATTGCCACCTGTTGAGTCGACACAGCCGATTGATTCTACTGAGTCTGAGACGCAGCATGTTCCTTCCGAtccatatccgagggttgccccgctGCCTGAGCTTGGCACTTTGGCCTTCCAGACGTACATGCACCCGATTCTATATTCACCGTACCGAGACGCtcaggagggaggatctcggccGGCACGCTCcgatagtgatgaggaggaccccgaggaagagactccagagatgacggtcggctatGGTTGGACTCAGCCACTGCAGCGTCAGACTACTGCCGATGGAGTTGATACGTGGATACCTATTCCTGAGACACCTGTCTATACTCCGATAGTGGATGAGTCAGATTATGACAGCCCGTATTGA